From the genome of Eptesicus fuscus isolate TK198812 chromosome 24, DD_ASM_mEF_20220401, whole genome shotgun sequence, one region includes:
- the LOC103293527 gene encoding calpain-8, producing the protein MAAPAAPVSGQWAAAACLGSNQNAVKYLGQDFETLRRQCLDSGVLFKDPEFPACPAALGDKDLGPGSPQTRGVVWKRPPELCPSPQFISGGATRTDVCQGDLGDCWLLAAIASLTLNEELLSRVVPRDQNFREGYAGIFRFQFWQCGEWVQVVVDDRLPTRDGQLLFLHSADGSEFWSALLEKAYAKLNGSYEALAGGSTVEGFEDFTGGLSEFFDLKKPPTGLFQIIRKALRAGSLLACSIDVSSAAEAEEITRQKLVKSHAYSVTGVEEVDFRGRPEKLIRLRNPWGDVEWTGAWSDSAPEWNYVDPRKREELDKKAEDGEFWMSFSEFLRQFSRLEICSSAPDSLSREEAHKWDRVLFGGRWVRGSTGCQDPPGSS; encoded by the exons ATGGCAGCTCCGGCGGCCCCGGTGTCCGGGCAGTGGGCGGCAGCCGCATGTCTTGGCTCCAACCAGAACGCCGTGAAGTACTTGGGCCAGGACTTCGAGACGCTCAGGCGGCAGTGCTTGGATTCAGGGGTGCTATTTAAGGACCCCGAGTTCCCAGCGTGCCCGGCGGCCTTGGGCGACAAGGATCTTGGACCAGGCTCCCCCCAAACTCGAGGCGTTGTCTGGAAGCGGCCGCCG GAACTGTGCCCCAGCCCCCAGTTTATCTCCGGGGGAGCCACGCGCACGGACGTTTGCCAGGGCGACCTGG GTGACTGTTGGCTCCTGGCGGCCATCGCGTCCCTCACCCTGAACGAGGAGCTGCTTTCCCGGGTCGTGCCCAGGGACCAGAACTTCCGGGAGGGCTACGCCGGAATCTTCCGTTTCCAG ttcTGGCAGTGCGGCGAGTGGGTGCAGGTGGTGGTGGACGACAGACTGCCCACCCGGGACGGACAGCTGCTCTTCCTGCACTCCGCCGACGGCAGCGAGTTCTGGAGCGCGCTGCTGGAGAAGGCCTACGCCAA GCTCAACGGCTCCTACGAGGCCCTCGCCGGCGGGTCCACGGTGGAGGGGTTTGAGGACTTCACGGGCGGCCTCTCTGAGTTTTTTGACCTGAAGAAGCCACCGACCGGTCTGTTCCAGATCATCCGGAAGGCCCTCCGTGCGgggtccctgctggcctgctccatTGAC GTCTCCAGCGCGGCCGAAGCGGAAGAAATCACTCGCCAGAAGCTGGTGAAGAGTCACGCGTACTCGGTCACGGGGGTCGAGGAG GTGGATTTCCGGGGGCGCCCGGAGAAGCTGATCAGGCTCAGGAATCCGTGGGGCGACGTGGAGTGGACGGGCGCCTGGAGTGACAG TGCACCGGAGTGGAATTACGTGGATCCCAGGAAGAGAGAAGAGCTGGACAAGAAGGCCGAGGATGGAGAGTTCTG gatgTCCTTTTCGGAGTTTCTGAGGCAGTTCTCCCGGCTGGAGATCTGCAGCTCGGCCCCCGACTCCCTGAGCCGCGAGGAGGCGCACAAGTGGGACCGGGTGCTGTTCGGTGGCCGCTGGGTCCGGGGCTCCACCGGCTGCCAGGACCCCCCAG GCTCCTCCTAG